The following proteins come from a genomic window of Aequorivita marisscotiae:
- a CDS encoding TIGR03915 family putative DNA repair protein has product MWNGLSKKISAQGKRKLYKAYLSEIASIENSILYYIRRAINANNNIEKDYTDPYILEISKVCKKVDREKHRMDAFIRFKLTKDQIYFATIEPDFNVLPLNSDHFQKRYADQKWLIYDLKRKYGLYYNLKQVQTVSMEIASNINTESSALAYFTPEEMQFQELWGNYFKSSNIASRKNMQLHIKHIPKRYWKYLSEKKF; this is encoded by the coding sequence GTGTGGAACGGCCTATCAAAAAAAATAAGTGCGCAAGGCAAAAGAAAACTTTACAAAGCTTATTTAAGTGAAATAGCCTCTATTGAAAATAGCATTCTGTATTACATACGGCGTGCAATAAATGCAAATAATAATATAGAGAAGGATTATACCGATCCTTACATTTTAGAAATCTCCAAAGTTTGCAAAAAAGTAGATCGCGAAAAACATAGAATGGACGCTTTTATTCGGTTTAAATTAACCAAAGACCAAATTTATTTTGCCACAATTGAACCGGATTTTAATGTTTTGCCTCTTAATTCAGACCATTTTCAAAAAAGATACGCAGACCAAAAATGGCTTATTTACGATTTAAAAAGAAAATATGGGTTGTATTACAATCTTAAACAAGTGCAAACTGTTTCAATGGAAATAGCTTCAAACATAAACACCGAAAGCAGCGCACTGGCCTACTTCACCCCCGAAGAGATGCAATTTCAGGAACTTTGGGGCAACTACTTTAAGAGCAGCAATATAGCTTCGCGAAAAAATATGCAACTGCACATAAAACATATTCCGAAACGATACTGGAAATATTTATCTGAAAAAAAATTTTGA
- the mutS gene encoding DNA mismatch repair protein MutS, whose protein sequence is MAKKETPLMKQYNTIKAKYPDALLLFRVGDFYETFGEDAVRAARILNITLTARNNGGDNMELAGFPHHSLNTYLPKLVMAGCRVAICDQLEDPKLTKKIVKRGVTELVTPGVAFNDDILQSKSNNFLAAVHFGAKNLGVSFLDVSTGEFLVSEGSAEYVDKLLQNFKPSEVLFSKQKRKHFTETFGNEYHVFHLEDWIFQTDYSFETLTKHFDVKNLKGFGVDHLGDGIIAAGAALHYLSETRHTKLQHISRIARIAEDEYVWMDRFTIRNLELYHSNQQNAVTLLDVIDKTISPMGGRLLKRWMALPLKNAEKINRRHEVVSFLLDNPAILEKIQLNTKRIGDLERLISKVATGKVNPRELIQLKNSLEAVVPIKTLAMHSENESLKIIGEQLHDCELLRNKIKETLFEDAPVNILKGNSIAEGFSETLDGLRNISANGKEYLDEMLERETKRTGITSLKIASNNVFGYYIEVRNTHKDKVPEEWIRKQTLVSAERYITEELKEYETKILGAEEKILALEQEIFAKLVNWLLQYISSVQQNAALIAQLDCLCSFATQAREANYTRPLLDNSFDLDIKEGRHPVIEKQLPPDAPYIANDVFLDRENQQIIMITGPNMSGKSAILRQTALIVLLAQMGSFVPASAVRMGCVDKIFTRVGASDNISMGESTFMVEMNETASILNNLSENSLILLDEIGRGTSTYDGISIAWAISEYLHEHPTHAKTLFATHYHELNEMTETFERIKNYNVSVKELKDNVLFLRKLVPGGSQHSFGIHVAKMAGMPQAVLLRANKILKRLEKSHASEELTEEMKAVSKEEMQLSFFKLDDPLLEELREEILDIDIDTLTPVEALMKLNEIRRMLQRNATVKIKK, encoded by the coding sequence ATGGCGAAGAAAGAAACCCCCTTGATGAAACAGTATAATACTATTAAAGCTAAGTATCCTGATGCTTTGCTGCTTTTTCGTGTGGGCGATTTTTACGAAACCTTTGGGGAAGACGCCGTACGTGCCGCTAGAATCTTAAACATTACACTTACCGCCCGCAACAATGGCGGTGATAATATGGAGCTTGCTGGGTTTCCGCACCATTCGTTAAATACCTACCTACCAAAATTGGTTATGGCCGGTTGCAGGGTTGCAATCTGCGACCAATTGGAAGATCCAAAATTAACAAAGAAAATAGTGAAACGCGGAGTTACCGAACTGGTTACCCCAGGCGTGGCCTTTAACGACGATATTTTACAGTCTAAATCTAATAATTTTCTGGCAGCGGTTCACTTTGGAGCAAAAAATTTGGGCGTATCGTTTTTAGATGTTTCCACGGGCGAGTTTTTGGTTTCGGAAGGATCTGCGGAATATGTAGATAAATTGCTTCAGAATTTTAAGCCTTCGGAAGTGCTTTTTTCGAAACAAAAACGAAAGCATTTTACCGAAACTTTCGGGAATGAATATCACGTTTTTCACTTGGAAGACTGGATTTTTCAAACCGATTATTCATTTGAAACACTTACAAAACATTTTGATGTAAAAAATTTAAAAGGATTTGGCGTAGATCATCTGGGAGATGGTATTATTGCTGCCGGTGCAGCGCTTCATTATTTAAGCGAAACACGCCATACCAAACTTCAGCATATATCGCGTATTGCCCGAATTGCCGAAGACGAGTACGTATGGATGGACCGCTTTACCATTCGCAATTTGGAACTTTACCATTCTAATCAGCAAAATGCGGTAACGCTTTTAGACGTAATAGATAAAACAATTTCGCCTATGGGTGGAAGGCTTTTAAAACGTTGGATGGCCCTTCCGCTAAAAAATGCCGAAAAAATAAACCGCCGTCACGAAGTAGTAAGTTTTTTATTGGATAACCCGGCCATTTTGGAAAAAATTCAATTAAACACCAAACGCATTGGCGATTTAGAGCGTCTTATTTCTAAAGTAGCAACAGGCAAGGTTAATCCGCGCGAGCTTATTCAACTTAAAAATTCGTTGGAGGCGGTAGTTCCCATAAAAACGTTGGCAATGCATTCGGAAAACGAATCGCTAAAAATTATTGGGGAACAATTGCACGATTGCGAATTACTTCGAAATAAAATAAAAGAAACCCTTTTTGAGGACGCTCCGGTAAATATTTTAAAAGGAAACTCAATTGCCGAAGGTTTTTCAGAAACGCTCGATGGGCTTCGGAATATTTCTGCAAATGGCAAGGAATATTTAGATGAAATGCTGGAACGCGAAACAAAACGCACGGGTATTACTTCGCTTAAAATAGCTTCAAATAATGTTTTCGGCTATTATATTGAAGTCCGAAATACCCATAAAGACAAAGTTCCGGAAGAGTGGATTAGAAAGCAAACGCTTGTTAGTGCAGAGCGCTATATAACCGAAGAACTTAAAGAATACGAAACCAAAATTCTTGGCGCCGAAGAAAAAATACTGGCATTGGAACAGGAAATTTTTGCAAAACTTGTGAATTGGCTGCTTCAATATATTAGTTCGGTACAGCAAAATGCAGCTTTAATTGCGCAGTTAGATTGTTTGTGCTCGTTTGCTACACAGGCACGGGAAGCTAATTATACGCGCCCGTTGCTAGATAATTCATTTGATTTGGATATAAAAGAGGGGCGTCATCCGGTTATCGAAAAGCAACTTCCGCCCGACGCGCCCTATATTGCAAACGATGTATTTCTCGATCGCGAAAACCAGCAAATTATTATGATTACGGGGCCTAATATGAGCGGTAAATCTGCTATTCTTAGGCAAACAGCTTTAATTGTTTTACTGGCGCAAATGGGGAGTTTTGTTCCGGCTTCGGCGGTACGGATGGGCTGTGTAGATAAAATATTTACAAGAGTAGGGGCAAGCGATAATATTTCTATGGGCGAATCTACTTTTATGGTAGAGATGAACGAAACGGCAAGTATTCTGAACAACCTATCGGAAAACAGCTTAATTCTTTTAGACGAAATTGGACGAGGCACCAGTACTTATGATGGAATTTCAATTGCATGGGCCATTAGTGAATACTTACACGAACATCCAACGCACGCAAAAACGCTTTTTGCAACCCATTATCATGAATTAAATGAAATGACCGAAACCTTTGAGCGAATTAAAAATTACAATGTTTCGGTAAAGGAATTAAAAGACAACGTGCTTTTTCTTCGAAAATTGGTCCCAGGTGGCAGTCAGCATAGTTTTGGAATTCACGTTGCAAAAATGGCAGGTATGCCCCAGGCTGTGCTTTTAAGGGCGAATAAAATTTTAAAACGGCTGGAAAAGAGTCACGCCTCGGAAGAATTGACCGAAGAAATGAAAGCAGTTTCAAAGGAAGAAATGCAGTTGAGCTTTTTTAAGTTAGACGATCCGTTGCTCGAAGAGTTGCGCGAAGAAATATTAGACATTGATATTGATACACTTACGCCTGTAGAGGCTTTAATGAAACTCAATGAAATACGGCGTATGTTACAACGAAATGCAACTGTAAAAATTAAAAAATAA